In the Candidatus Electrothrix sp. GW3-4 genome, one interval contains:
- a CDS encoding TIGR04282 family arsenosugar biosynthesis glycosyltransferase — protein sequence MNNNANITQPSVIVLFTRYPQAGKVKTRLIKRLGPQGAANLHSRLTKQVIRKLQPILESGSVQLQISYCGGAKQEIQTWLGKDFQLVRQQGHDLGERMRHAFEQVWQQEADRVLLIGSDCPGINPALLENGLERLKNHDVILGPASDGGYYLIGLSARLAPRRQDYVNLFHNIDWGSGRVLKQTLAQLQKSNLPFALLPELHDIDRPEDLIHLHYHTDPE from the coding sequence TTGAATAACAACGCAAACATAACGCAGCCGTCAGTCATTGTCCTTTTTACCCGCTATCCACAGGCAGGAAAAGTAAAAACCCGCCTGATCAAACGCCTTGGCCCGCAAGGCGCAGCTAACCTCCACAGCAGACTGACCAAGCAGGTCATCAGGAAGCTGCAACCAATACTGGAAAGCGGCTCTGTTCAGTTGCAGATATCTTACTGTGGTGGCGCAAAACAGGAAATACAAACCTGGCTGGGCAAGGATTTTCAGCTGGTACGGCAACAAGGGCATGATCTTGGGGAACGAATGCGGCATGCCTTTGAGCAGGTCTGGCAGCAAGAGGCGGACAGGGTCCTGCTTATCGGCTCTGACTGTCCCGGAATAAATCCTGCCCTTCTTGAAAACGGCTTAGAGCGCCTCAAAAATCATGATGTAATTCTCGGCCCAGCAAGCGATGGCGGCTATTACCTGATCGGCCTCTCTGCCCGCCTTGCGCCACGAAGACAAGATTATGTCAATCTCTTCCACAACATTGACTGGGGAAGCGGTCGAGTATTAAAGCAAACCCTTGCCCAACTCCAAAAAAGCAACCTTCCCTTTGCCCTGCTTCCTGAACTGCACGATATTGATCGCCCTGAAGACCTTATCCATCTCCATTATCATACCGACCCTGAATGA
- a CDS encoding TIGR04283 family arsenosugar biosynthesis glycosyltransferase — protein sequence MIALKTLSISIIIPTLNEEQRIGNCLDRLLLQVRNGNDELTEIIIVDGGSTDQTVQEALTRGIRVINSEPGRGQQQHRGVEVAAGDILLFLHCDTVLPETFSEHIRSSLQGNKVVAGAFRLKIKGKGFGFRLIEAGVQLRSKIFTLPYGDQALFMRRKTYCAAGGFPQQPIMEDVALVRRLKKLGRIVLAQTHVTTSARRWQQHGLMKTTLINQLMLFGRAVGIPPQQLARFYYRQRK from the coding sequence TTGATCGCCCTGAAGACCTTATCCATCTCCATTATCATACCGACCCTGAATGAAGAACAGCGCATCGGAAACTGCCTTGATCGCCTTCTCTTGCAAGTAAGAAATGGTAATGATGAGCTGACAGAAATCATCATTGTGGACGGCGGCAGTACAGACCAGACCGTCCAGGAGGCCTTAACACGAGGGATTCGGGTGATCAATTCTGAACCCGGTCGGGGCCAACAGCAGCATCGCGGTGTCGAGGTGGCAGCAGGAGATATCCTCCTCTTTCTCCATTGTGACACTGTCCTGCCCGAGACCTTTTCCGAGCATATCCGTTCAAGCCTGCAAGGGAATAAGGTTGTGGCTGGGGCCTTCAGGCTGAAAATTAAGGGCAAGGGATTCGGATTTCGCCTCATAGAAGCCGGAGTACAGCTTCGTTCAAAAATCTTTACCCTTCCCTATGGTGATCAGGCCCTCTTCATGCGCCGGAAAACCTATTGCGCTGCTGGCGGATTTCCCCAGCAACCCATCATGGAAGATGTCGCCCTGGTACGTCGCTTGAAAAAGCTGGGCAGGATAGTCCTTGCCCAGACCCATGTAACGACCTCCGCCAGACGCTGGCAACAACACGGTCTGATGAAAACAACCCTGATCAACCAGCTCATGCTCTTTGGCCGAGCTGTCGGTATTCCTCCACAGCAACTGGCCCGCTTTTACTACAGGCAAAGGAAATAA
- a CDS encoding sugar phosphate nucleotidyltransferase, with the protein MQAMLFAAGFGTRLRPYTLVRPKPLFPVCNVPLLQILLDKLVDAGCDRIVVNCHYLSEQIKAAVADRPEVILQHETEILGTGGGLRKALEHFQDGPDGPILVMNGDIFHNIDLASIVQAHATSGDAVTLALHDYPRFNSVVVQQEKVRDFLSSKEPAKENLQESPLAFTGIHLVNRAVLEQIPPGCFFHIIDLYRELAKAGEIGFIRTDGNFWQDMGTPEDYLDLHRHLLSSRTPSWQIHKSAKIGKDVELRDWGAIGPGAVIGDGARLTRSVIWEGAQVTAGAKLADTICPAES; encoded by the coding sequence ATGCAGGCAATGCTTTTCGCTGCCGGATTCGGCACCCGTTTACGTCCCTATACCCTTGTTCGCCCCAAACCGCTCTTTCCGGTCTGTAATGTGCCCTTACTCCAGATCCTGCTGGATAAGCTGGTTGATGCAGGCTGCGACCGCATCGTAGTTAACTGCCATTATCTTTCTGAACAAATTAAAGCGGCTGTTGCGGACAGACCGGAAGTCATCCTTCAGCACGAAACAGAGATACTGGGGACCGGTGGCGGGCTACGCAAGGCTCTGGAGCATTTCCAAGATGGACCAGATGGACCTATTCTGGTGATGAACGGGGATATCTTTCATAATATTGACCTTGCCAGCATCGTGCAGGCGCACGCGACAAGCGGAGATGCGGTCACTCTGGCGCTCCATGATTACCCCCGTTTTAACTCCGTTGTTGTCCAGCAGGAAAAAGTCCGTGACTTTTTATCGAGCAAAGAACCCGCCAAAGAAAATCTTCAGGAATCTCCTCTGGCATTCACTGGAATTCATCTCGTCAACCGAGCTGTCCTTGAACAAATTCCCCCAGGATGTTTTTTCCATATAATTGACCTATACAGAGAGTTGGCCAAAGCAGGGGAAATAGGTTTTATACGGACTGACGGCAACTTCTGGCAGGATATGGGGACGCCGGAAGATTATCTGGATCTCCATCGCCATTTGCTCTCCTCACGGACTCCATCCTGGCAGATACATAAGAGCGCTAAAATCGGAAAAGATGTAGAGCTGAGGGACTGGGGGGCTATCGGACCTGGGGCAGTTATTGGCGATGGAGCAAGACTGACTCGCTCTGTGATTTGGGAAGGGGCTCAGGTCACGGCCGGAGCTAAGCTCGCTGATACAATCTGTCCTGCTGAGTCCTGA
- a CDS encoding DUF1844 domain-containing protein, whose amino-acid sequence MSDQEKDCECPEGRVKNRNGDCVMPAVSFISLILSLNTTALFHLGELPHPETGQKSMDLELVRHSIDTLVMLEEKTKGNLEKDEQELLDRVLYELKMRFIKAKDGQS is encoded by the coding sequence ATGAGTGACCAAGAAAAAGATTGCGAATGTCCTGAAGGAAGGGTGAAGAACAGGAACGGGGACTGCGTCATGCCTGCGGTCTCCTTTATCTCCCTGATCCTTTCCCTGAATACCACGGCCTTGTTTCATCTCGGTGAGTTGCCTCATCCAGAGACTGGGCAAAAGAGCATGGATCTTGAGCTTGTCCGGCACAGTATTGATACCTTGGTTATGCTGGAAGAAAAGACTAAGGGGAATCTGGAAAAAGATGAGCAGGAGTTGCTGGACCGGGTGCTTTATGAACTGAAAATGCGTTTCATTAAGGCTAAAGACGGACAGAGCTGA